Proteins from a single region of Bacillales bacterium:
- a CDS encoding spore germination protein: MPGVVGVLKVNSVGSSGVLHVGDVYSIAPNSALKTFAGAGSFNTGDYISIDNQHSVTRTIDEDTVDASNIGNA; the protein is encoded by the coding sequence ATGCCGGGAGTGGTCGGCGTTTTAAAAGTGAATTCCGTGGGCTCCAGCGGTGTGCTGCATGTCGGAGACGTATACAGCATCGCACCGAACAGTGCTTTGAAAACGTTCGCCGGAGCCGGGTCTTTCAACACCGGCGATTATATTTCGATCGACAACCAACACAGCGTCACGAGAACGATCGATGAGGACACCGTGGATGCGAGCAATATTGGAAATGCGTAA
- a CDS encoding spore germination protein GerPB: protein MVVNIYQNIDIRTLNVGSVTNSSVLQIGSAGCIHTAAHLYNTGGFTAEAPSLIETDTTTEAPLVPLVAPSPS, encoded by the coding sequence ATGGTAGTGAACATTTATCAAAACATCGACATTCGAACGTTGAACGTTGGAAGCGTTACGAACTCGTCGGTCTTGCAAATCGGGAGCGCCGGCTGCATCCATACGGCCGCTCATTTATACAACACCGGCGGCTTTACGGCTGAAGCGCCATCCTTGATTGAAACCGACACGACAACGGAAGCCCCGCTCGTGCCGCTCGTGGCACCGTCACCCTCGTGA
- a CDS encoding peptidoglycan-binding protein: MTVTWGKWWVSGITAGALAFGSFAAGPGLTEVSASTQTAMNTNQLLKMGDRGADVKTLQTKLRSLNYYWDALDGIFGSHTRAAVISYQRDHGLAVDGIAGPQTLTSLFPGQANSSYLDYGDRGASVSDLQQQLKRLDYYTYGVDGIFGHMTEQAVENFQADHQLTIDGIAGPQTLTTLDHAVTAAKIIEDAKALVGTPYQWGGDNPQEGFDCSGFIHYVFAKNGISVPRTTSSLWDAGRTVAYLHPGDLVFFETYKDGPSHVGIYLDGNRFIHCGSHGVVIESLGINYWSSRYLGGKRLF; the protein is encoded by the coding sequence ATGACAGTGACTTGGGGGAAATGGTGGGTATCGGGGATTACGGCTGGTGCGCTCGCTTTTGGATCTTTTGCTGCAGGACCCGGCTTGACGGAAGTGTCCGCGAGCACGCAAACCGCAATGAACACGAATCAGTTGTTAAAAATGGGCGACCGGGGCGCCGACGTGAAAACGTTGCAAACGAAGTTGCGATCTCTAAATTATTATTGGGATGCGCTCGACGGAATTTTCGGGTCACATACGCGCGCTGCGGTCATCAGCTATCAACGCGACCACGGATTGGCCGTCGACGGGATTGCCGGCCCACAAACGTTGACTTCGTTATTTCCCGGGCAAGCGAACTCATCTTATCTCGACTATGGGGACAGGGGGGCATCCGTTTCCGACTTGCAGCAACAGCTGAAACGCCTCGACTACTATACATACGGGGTGGATGGGATCTTCGGGCACATGACCGAACAAGCGGTCGAAAACTTCCAAGCAGACCATCAATTGACGATAGACGGGATTGCCGGCCCGCAAACGTTGACAACCTTAGATCATGCCGTCACTGCAGCAAAAATCATTGAAGACGCGAAAGCGCTTGTCGGCACCCCGTATCAATGGGGCGGTGACAACCCGCAAGAAGGGTTTGACTGCAGCGGTTTCATTCATTACGTCTTTGCGAAGAACGGCATTTCCGTTCCGCGTACGACTTCGTCCCTTTGGGACGCCGGCCGAACCGTCGCTTATTTGCACCCGGGCGACCTCGTATTTTTCGAAACGTACAAAGACGGACCGTCTCACGTCGGTATTTATTTAGACGGAAACCGATTCATCCATTGCGGTTCGCACGGGGTCGTCATCGAAAGCCTCGGGATCAACTACTGGAGCAGCCGGTATCTCGGCGGCAAACGGTTGTTTTAA
- a CDS encoding spore germination protein — MPSIVGPVKINSVASSGVVDFGDNWQITPKSTTKTYAGSGSFGTGDFHVNYNAISNTIVPDPDAVDSSNTANN; from the coding sequence ATGCCTTCTATCGTCGGTCCGGTAAAAATCAACAGCGTCGCCAGCAGCGGGGTCGTCGACTTCGGGGATAATTGGCAAATCACGCCAAAAAGCACGACAAAAACGTATGCGGGATCAGGGTCTTTCGGCACCGGCGACTTTCATGTAAACTATAACGCCATCAGTAATACGATCGTTCCGGATCCTGACGCGGTCGATTCAAGCAATACCGCGAACAACTAA
- the gerPC gene encoding spore germination protein GerPC, translating to MYPYGQVPQTFLNPQQHMQAQQRQIEQLQEQLQQMQSDLEELRLEPREIHYNFDQLKIERLDGTLNIGWGAKGQDDGLDDLSVNGESLETTAPRDPAMQMMQSARNDVMHYMNGRALDDMKQLEERCEYPLDEPYRKFILRDLQKQVDPRIRHYYSQIKHQLNDRNREELAKQIAEKVRNDVYRGMEQFLGQLKQGRDAQ from the coding sequence ATGTATCCTTACGGGCAAGTACCGCAAACGTTTCTCAACCCGCAGCAGCACATGCAAGCACAGCAGCGACAAATCGAACAACTGCAAGAACAGTTGCAACAGATGCAAAGCGACTTGGAAGAACTTCGTTTGGAACCGAGAGAAATCCATTATAATTTCGACCAGTTAAAAATTGAGCGGCTGGACGGCACGCTGAATATCGGTTGGGGGGCAAAGGGGCAGGACGACGGACTCGACGATTTATCAGTGAACGGTGAATCGCTGGAGACGACGGCTCCCCGCGATCCGGCGATGCAAATGATGCAGTCGGCACGGAACGACGTGATGCATTATATGAATGGCCGTGCGCTCGACGACATGAAGCAGCTTGAAGAACGCTGCGAGTATCCTTTGGACGAACCGTATCGGAAGTTCATTTTGCGAGATTTACAAAAACAGGTGGATCCGCGAATTCGCCACTACTATTCGCAAATAAAGCATCAGTTGAACGATAGAAACCGGGAGGAATTGGCCAAACAAATCGCGGAAAAAGTAAGAAACGATGTTTACCGGGGAATGGAACAGTTCCTCGGCCAATTGAAACAAGGAAGGGACGCACAATGA
- a CDS encoding spore germination protein GerPE has product MRRLSLVDWMKVRSVSSSATLQIGDSETITPYDQVLAVQREFPVYSNSDFDFQRFDFFTRPLPPVPAGCGGHFHSENRVPIIKVGAVDIHGVAASSVVQVGSTRHVFSSSRVKQIRQFFLPLTEEQYAYFYEDNDDNRS; this is encoded by the coding sequence TTGAGGAGACTGTCACTTGTCGATTGGATGAAGGTGCGTTCGGTATCTTCAAGTGCGACATTACAAATCGGAGACAGCGAGACGATCACACCGTACGATCAAGTGTTAGCGGTGCAAAGAGAATTCCCGGTTTACAGCAATAGCGATTTCGACTTTCAACGCTTTGACTTTTTCACGAGACCTTTGCCGCCTGTTCCTGCGGGTTGCGGCGGGCATTTCCATTCGGAGAATCGGGTTCCGATCATAAAAGTCGGAGCGGTCGACATCCACGGCGTGGCAGCATCCTCCGTCGTACAGGTCGGCTCGACCCGGCACGTGTTCAGTTCATCGCGAGTGAAGCAAATCCGACAGTTTTTCCTTCCGTTAACAGAAGAGCAATACGCATATTTTTATGAAGATAATGATGACAATCGGAGCTAG
- the uraA gene encoding uracil permease, whose product MLQRVIQVEERPPLSQSIPLSFQHLFAMFGSTVLVPILFHVNPATILLMNGVGTLLYLIICRGRIPAYLGSSFAFISPVFFVLSTGGGYNAALGGFIVVGLIFSAIALIIRFAGIGWIDVVFPPAAMGAIVAVIGLELVPTAAQMAGLLAPDGAPQNWSPDGRVIFISMATLFITILGSVAFRGFFKIIPILIGIVAGYLLAALFGMVDVSKVAAAPWLALPQFYTPVFQWSAIIAIAPAALVVVAEHMGHLIVTGNIVERDLTRDPGLGRSLLGNGISTILSGFVGSTPNTTYGENIGVLAISKVYSTWVIGGAAVIAILISFIGKLSALISSIPTPVMGGISLLLFGVIAASGISMLVEAKVDYSKPANLMLTSVVLVIGTSGAAVTIGTFALKGMALATVIAIFISLFFKGLELAGVTEEGGSGSRNSKVRIEK is encoded by the coding sequence ATTTTGCAAAGAGTCATTCAAGTGGAGGAGCGGCCGCCGCTCTCTCAGAGCATCCCGCTCAGCTTCCAGCACTTATTCGCCATGTTCGGCTCCACCGTACTCGTGCCGATCCTGTTTCACGTCAATCCGGCCACGATTCTGCTTATGAACGGCGTCGGCACCTTGCTCTATCTCATCATTTGCCGCGGCCGCATTCCGGCCTACCTCGGCTCCAGCTTCGCCTTCATCTCGCCCGTGTTCTTCGTGCTCTCCACGGGCGGCGGCTACAACGCCGCGCTCGGCGGATTCATCGTCGTCGGCCTCATCTTTTCGGCCATCGCCCTCATCATCCGCTTTGCCGGCATCGGCTGGATCGACGTCGTCTTCCCGCCGGCCGCCATGGGGGCCATCGTCGCCGTCATCGGCCTCGAACTCGTCCCCACCGCCGCGCAAATGGCCGGCCTGCTCGCGCCTGACGGCGCGCCGCAAAACTGGTCGCCCGACGGCCGCGTCATTTTTATTTCAATGGCCACGTTGTTCATCACCATCTTAGGCTCCGTCGCCTTCCGCGGCTTTTTCAAAATCATTCCGATTTTGATCGGCATCGTCGCCGGCTATCTCCTGGCGGCGCTGTTCGGCATGGTCGACGTATCCAAAGTCGCTGCCGCTCCTTGGCTCGCCTTGCCGCAATTTTACACGCCGGTTTTCCAATGGTCGGCGATCATCGCTATCGCGCCCGCCGCCCTCGTTGTTGTAGCGGAGCACATGGGGCATCTGATCGTCACCGGCAACATCGTCGAACGCGATTTAACGCGCGATCCCGGCCTCGGCCGCTCACTGCTCGGCAACGGGATTTCGACGATTCTTTCCGGTTTCGTCGGCTCGACACCGAATACGACATACGGGGAGAACATCGGTGTTCTCGCCATCTCGAAAGTGTATTCGACGTGGGTCATCGGCGGTGCCGCCGTCATCGCGATTCTCATTTCTTTTATCGGCAAATTGTCGGCGCTCATTTCTTCGATTCCGACGCCGGTCATGGGCGGCATTTCCTTGTTGCTGTTCGGTGTCATTGCCGCTTCCGGGATCAGCATGCTCGTCGAAGCGAAGGTCGATTACTCAAAGCCGGCCAATCTCATGTTGACCTCTGTCGTTTTGGTGATCGGTACGAGCGGTGCGGCGGTCACGATCGGCACGTTCGCGCTGAAAGGCATGGCGCTCGCCACGGTGATCGCGATTTTCATCAGCTTGTTCTTTAAAGGACTGGAGCTGGCCGGCGTGACCGAAGAGGGTGGAAGTGGAAGCAGGAATTCGAAGGTTCGCATCGAAAAATAA
- a CDS encoding spore gernimation protein GerPD: MNYNVTNYGISVGNVRIIGVTSSSVFLIGDAEDIKCASAFDTPPESLIIGQEPFPAPLVPLTSESA, translated from the coding sequence ATGAATTACAACGTGACGAACTACGGAATATCCGTCGGAAATGTACGCATCATCGGGGTAACGTCCTCATCGGTTTTTCTCATTGGCGATGCGGAAGACATTAAATGCGCTTCGGCGTTTGATACACCGCCGGAATCGTTGATAATCGGACAGGAACCATTTCCTGCGCCTCTCGTTCCGTTGACTTCGGAATCGGCTTAA
- a CDS encoding DinB family protein: MNEEALFAQLRMSRRLTLAALKATPEAIADKQPGAFNNSLRWNFGHIYVSLNGLMYGFAGEEDPSPEGYKEWFDRGTSPEDWGDAEMPSLARLQALLEAQPELIEERFTGRLEERTERPFGLIKTGRPAIIGDLLNFGIYHEGLHLGWIHGLKRALGEKQLYAE, translated from the coding sequence ATGAATGAAGAAGCCCTGTTTGCGCAGCTAAGAATGTCGCGACGCCTGACGCTCGCCGCACTGAAAGCGACGCCGGAGGCGATCGCCGATAAGCAGCCGGGGGCGTTCAACAATTCGCTTCGCTGGAATTTCGGGCACATTTACGTGTCGTTGAACGGCCTGATGTACGGGTTCGCGGGAGAGGAGGATCCATCTCCCGAAGGGTACAAGGAATGGTTCGACCGGGGGACGAGCCCGGAAGACTGGGGCGATGCAGAGATGCCCTCGCTTGCGAGGCTGCAAGCGTTGCTGGAGGCGCAGCCGGAGTTGATCGAAGAGCGTTTCACCGGCCGGCTCGAGGAGCGGACAGAGCGGCCGTTCGGCTTAATCAAGACAGGGCGCCCGGCGATCATCGGCGACTTGCTCAATTTCGGCATTTACCACGAAGGGCTGCATCTCGGTTGGATTCACGGTTTGAAACGGGCGCTCGGCGAGAAGCAGCTGTATGCCGAATAA
- a CDS encoding DUF47 domain-containing protein, whose product MFFSQKQDDFFKMLSNIAENLKEASQYFLEFEIKNQADLKEFAKVMKNYETKGDTIIHELIVALNKTFITPLEREDILELAVKMDDILDGFEACSSRFELYNITEPNDYMKKFVGHLNDAVGEVAQSVNLLKKKKLIDIRPHAIKINDYESTCDELLRVCFKDLFSTEENPIVVIQYKEMYELLEGISDSCEDVANTLETIIMRNA is encoded by the coding sequence GTGTTTTTTTCTCAAAAACAGGACGATTTCTTTAAGATGTTGTCGAACATTGCCGAGAACTTGAAGGAAGCTTCACAGTACTTTTTGGAATTCGAAATTAAAAACCAAGCGGATTTGAAAGAGTTTGCGAAGGTGATGAAGAATTACGAAACGAAAGGCGATACGATCATCCATGAATTGATCGTGGCGTTGAACAAAACGTTCATCACGCCGCTGGAGCGGGAAGACATTTTGGAACTCGCTGTAAAAATGGATGACATTCTCGACGGGTTTGAGGCGTGCTCTTCGAGGTTCGAGCTGTACAACATCACGGAACCGAACGATTACATGAAAAAATTCGTCGGGCATTTGAACGACGCGGTTGGAGAAGTTGCGCAATCGGTCAATTTGTTGAAGAAGAAAAAATTGATTGACATTCGCCCGCACGCGATCAAAATCAATGATTACGAGTCGACCTGCGACGAATTGCTGCGCGTTTGTTTCAAAGATTTATTTTCGACTGAAGAAAATCCGATCGTAGTGATTCAGTACAAAGAGATGTACGAGCTGCTCGAAGGCATTTCGGACAGCTGCGAAGACGTGGCGAACACGCTTGAAACGATCATTATGAGAAATGCATAA